Sequence from the Fragaria vesca subsp. vesca linkage group LG4, FraVesHawaii_1.0, whole genome shotgun sequence genome:
ATGATACCCGACCTTACAAAGTTATCAAAGAAGTACCCAGACTCAATTTTTAGTATCTATGTCATACCTGCGGTTTATTTCCGTTACGTCGCCGTTAACAGTAACCATGTGTGATGCACGTGGGTCCGAAAAATGAGGGTAAAAATGACTTTTTCACTCCATCAACCACTCAAATGAATAAATTCGATAATAGAAACTTGATGAAAACTTTTTCTTTACTTTGTTATGTTGACCAAGGATCCTGCTCCAAATACATTCCCAGAACAAAAACCAAACAAAAAATAAATAAATCTTAACATTCCCCCTATCTCTATTAACACCTATCTGACCACGAAAGCCAAAGATATTTAGATCTTCTTCGTCATTTAGAATTTGGATTTAGGTTCTTCAAAAACAAATCAAAGGTAATTCAAATTACATTTATATACCAACTTACTTTGCTAACAGGCAATCTCTTGAAATCCATCACCAAATCCAACTTATTCATGTACATCTTAAACCCAGCAAGAACCCAAGAAAAATAAACAACGAAAAAAAATAATAATAATATCTAGCAATCTTTCAAGTCTTGCACCCATTTATGTTCAACTTCTTAAACCCAGTAAACCATTATGATACCAACTTTCTCTCTCAAGAGTTTCCATCAACTGGTAAGAACTTGAACAACAACAAAAAAAATCGATCAATCAAAAACTTAAACAACAAAAATAATTAGATTTGATTAATAGATCTGCTATAACTCCATTTAAGGTTGGTGCTACATCATTAGAAGTAACCCATTTGAAAGAAACCCAATTGAGAGAAAACTCAGAAGAGTATTGGTGATGGATTTGAACTTCAATTTGGAAGAAACCGATTTGAAGGAAACCAAGACTCAAGAGGGTGATTTTGTACTCGTTCAACCTTTCTCCTCTGTGTGCAGAACTTGGACGAGAGGGAATATAGGGGTGAGAGACATATGGTGCTTCAATGGGTGACGGAGATGGAAGAACTATATGAGCAGGAGTTGCATGAGGTTGAGAGAGAGAGAGAGATGAAGAGGGTGAGAAAGAGAGAATAGAGAGATTTGAAAGAATGTAATAAAAAAATAAAATAAAAAGAGATATGAAAGAATGGAGGGTGCATCAGTCTTTTGCGCCTCATTTAAGTCGTCACATGGGACGCACATGGTCAAATTAACAGGGACTCGATGAAAATTAACGGCAGATACCATATATACACGAAAAATTTAGTTTAGGTACTATTTTGATAATTTTATAAGTTCCGATATCATATTGTCAGTCACGCAAGAGTTTAGACACTGTGATTGCAAAAAACCCCTCGAGAAACCTTCTTCGTCTTATCTCTCTGTCTCCCTCTCTCTCTCTGCTATTCTGGGTTCGTAAACCCAAAACCCAAATAGATGGAAGACTACACTCTCGTGGTGAGGAAGTCCTGCTTTGGTCTCCCTACAGCTTGCCCTTCAAGCCTCCCTGTCTACTTCTACCTCAAATTCGCTAACCTTCCCTTTCAATTGGACTATAATCTCACCTACCCTGATTCCGGTACTAACCCTAATCCCATCTCTCTCTTCAATTTATTGGGCATGAATTGTTTTTCAAGTTTTTTATGCTTTGTGTTTTGGGCTTGGTACTAATGTTGTGGGTTTCATTCAACTTATTTTAACATATTGGTTTCTTCAAAGTTTTATTCTTTGTGGGTTTGATTCATTTTCTGTAGCGAGGAATATTTCAAATTGATTTGTGTACTGGCAACTACATTGTTTGTGAATGCATTAGGATTGACGAGTTAAGTTTGCTAGAGTTGCTCAGTTATTTGTTATCTTTGCAATACGGGTGTGAATGTGAGAGAACGATGGAATCAGGGTATTGATTAATTGATTGTGGTGTTTTGTGTTAGATATGATTCCGTATGTTGAATCATCGGGTGAGGGTGAGTATGTGGCGTATAACAATGAGAAGGGTGGTGTCATTGCGAGACTAAAAGAAGATGGCATTGTGGATTTGGACAATGAATTTGAGTTGGTCTCAGAATGGATATCTATGAAGGCAATGGTTAGCAGCTGGCTTGCTGATGCACTCAAGTATGAGCTCTGGGTGGGAACCGATGGTGCTGCTGCGCAAAGTATATATTGTTCTGATCTTCCGTGGCCTATAGGAAAAGTTTTGTTTTTGAAGCAAGTGTACTATGTGAAGCAGCAATTTGGGATTACTAAGGACAATGCTGACAATATCGAAGAACAGGTCCTTTATTTCCGCTGGTCTTGTCTATTTTACCACCCCTATTTCTTCTTTCTCTCTCTCTCTACCTCTTTCTTCTCTCTGTATTTTCTATTATTTGAAAATCATGCTGTTATGTTGGTCTGAAGTTGAAAATCAAATGGACAGATATACAAGCGAGCCAGCGTTGCGTTTGGAGCTCTGTCTAGTAGATTGGCGGATCAGATGTTTTTATATGAAAACAGGTGATTTGCTGAGTATCTTATATCCTTAGATTCTTGTTTCCTTTTACAATGAAGCCTGTGGACGACTCTTCAACTCCATCATATTGTATTAACATATTTTAAAAGTGAACGATACTAACCTGCTGATTGTATTTCTACTTGTATTTTGTTTTTGAGCAGGCCATCAAGTCTGGATGCAGTCTTTTTGAGCCAGGCACTTATCACTCTTCAAGCATTACCAGTAAGTCAAATTACATGTTAGCACCATTCATGTTTAATTGGATCAGTTACCTACTTTGAACCCTTTGAAAATTGAGTTGCCTTCATTGTAGCATCAGAAAGGAGCATATCTGGGAGAATATTAATTCAAAAAAGAAAAAGTAGGCTTGAAATATACTTTTGTGTCTGGTGATGACAATTTTTTTGGGACTGTAGGAACAGGTGGATTGTATATATGACACATTTTTAGCTGCAAAAAACTACTGTTTCTGAAATGACACTCAGATTTCCTTTTACTTGAAACAAGTTTTGACATCATAACTGAGTTCTGTGAATTGAGTATATCTTCTCCACTAAACTTGAGAGTTAAAACAACTAAGAATGATACTGTTTCTGAACTTAAACTCAGATGTCGTTTGTATGTGCCCAGAATTTAACCCAATTAGTGATTAAATTCGAAGTGAAATCTTGGAAGC
This genomic interval carries:
- the LOC101313499 gene encoding LOW QUALITY PROTEIN: mitochondrial outer membrane import complex protein METAXIN-like (The sequence of the model RefSeq protein was modified relative to this genomic sequence to represent the inferred complete CDS: inserted 1 base in 1 codon) — protein: MEDYTLVVRKSCFGLPTACPSSLPVYFYLKFANLPFQLDYNLTYPDSDMIPYVESSGEGEYVAYNNEKGGVIARLKEDGIVDLDNEFELVSEWISMKAMVSSWLADALKYELWVGTDGAAAQSIYCSDLPWPIGKVLFLKQVYYVKQQFGITKDNADNIEEQIYKRASVAFGALSSRLADQMFLYENRPSSLDAVFLSQALITLQALPETSILRSKLLEHENLVGYASRINMELVDVGASSAVPNFHANPSSSAPRKGPSNWRSRPKTKPKXGKTKEEKDFKRRAKYFLVAQLVSVVVFVTLMSHVDGLEVELDDDDEGFDHVE